TGAACGCCCGTGACCGGCTGCGGTACCGGCGGTCCGTGGTGGGCTTCATCTGGCAGCAGACCGCGCGGAACCTGCTGCCGTACCTGTCCGCCCGGGAGAACGTCGAGCTGCCGATGAAGCTGGCCGGGCGGCGTGGAGGGCGGGCTCTCGAGCTGCTGGAGCTGGTCGGGGTCGGCTACTGCGCCGACCGCAAGGTTCCTGAGATGTCGGGCGGAGAGCAGCAGCGGGTGGCCATCGCCGTCGCGCTCGCGAACTCCCCGCAGCTCATCCTGGCCGACGAACCCACGGGCGAGCTGGACAGCGAGACGTCGGAGCAGGTCTTCGACGCGCTGCGGAAGGCCAACAGGGAGCTGGGGGTGACCGTGGTCGTCGTGACGCACGATCCGCTGGTGGCCGAGCAGGTGGACCGTACGGTGGGCATTCGCGACGGGCGTACCAGCAGCGAGACGCTGCGGCGCGAGGGCGCCGAGGGACAGATCGTCGCCGAGGAGTACGCGGTGCTGGACCGGGTGGGGCGGCTCCAGCTGCCACGTGACTTCATGAGCGCCCTCCAGATGGAGCGGCGCGTACGCC
This genomic interval from Nonomuraea helvata contains the following:
- a CDS encoding ABC transporter ATP-binding protein → MNPTLSELEARATREKAAFGGDAHIVCDNLVRIYKTEGVEVVALQGLDLVIDKGELVAIVGASGSGKSTLLNVLSGLDVPTAGVARVAGMDLLSMNARDRLRYRRSVVGFIWQQTARNLLPYLSARENVELPMKLAGRRGGRALELLELVGVGYCADRKVPEMSGGEQQRVAIAVALANSPQLILADEPTGELDSETSEQVFDALRKANRELGVTVVVVTHDPLVAEQVDRTVGIRDGRTSSETLRREGAEGQIVAEEYAVLDRVGRLQLPRDFMSALQMERRVRLELESDHIGVWPAREEPSDD